The Agelaius phoeniceus isolate bAgePho1 chromosome 4, bAgePho1.hap1, whole genome shotgun sequence genome includes a region encoding these proteins:
- the MOGS gene encoding mannosyl-oligosaccharide glucosidase has product MAGERRRRGGDGPRERPRERLRDRDPKLRQQQKPQRGSGRGRTALALTAAAAALALSLAAVAAGWKRWSEASRLVTPHPAPPAVPPGSTGPLASPTYFWGTYRPHVYFGMKTRSPRSVVTGLMWLQHGGNLRHTSEQNDGVSRYGWLMHDGENFGVQEIRDEGLVLRTEFVKQPGGEHGGDWSWRVTAKMEGKGPAPLLSLFFYVATDGQGTLRPVLENGTRLAAVAGTAEELGDFTLTFLPPTGEGGEGPKYASYNFLAAGVPGLHRLTDLVRHSLRESSVFSPPGRPRRRFFGVSSTGGLPGESPRGQLLLHQVTLEPPAVLEVTLESGSAAGARHGRLAGPALSAALARHAAAFERRFEDAFGLGTRGVSLPQRRFAQAALSEMLGGIGFFHGRSLLRSEHREEPVPGMESVLFTAVPSRSCFPRGFLWDEGFHLLLLARWDPALARDILAHWLDLLNADGWIPREQILGEEARSRVPPEFVLQHSETANPPTLLLALERLLPDAPLPYLRRLFPRVRSWFEWLNRTQAGPEPFTFRWRGRDPDPERFLNPKTLSSGLDDYPRASHPSAQERHLDLRCWMALGARVLAALAERLGEPHAPYRDMAAALSDNDLLDRLHWAPELGAFADFGNHSSAVALRWHRPAPVPGRPPAAPQLRREVREAPRLQFVAALGYVSLFPLLLQLLRVDSPRLPALLGSMSSEQQLWTPFGLRSLARDSPLYLRRNTEHDPPYWRGSVWVNINFLALRALHGYARAAGPHQERAARLYRELRQNLVANVFRQYEATGFLWEHYRDSDGTGQGCHPFAGWSALVVLAMAEDY; this is encoded by the exons ATGGcgggcgagcggcggcggcgcggcggggatGGACCCCGGGAACGGCCCCGGGAGCGGCTCCGCGACCGGGACCCGAAACTGCGGCAACAGCAAAAGCCGCAGCGAGGCTCCGGGCGGGGCCGGACGGCGCTGGCGCTcacagcggcggcggcagcgctggCGCTGAGTCTGGCGGCGGTGGCTGCCGGGTGGAAGCGGTGGAGCGAAGCCTCCCGCCTCGTCACCCCCcaccccgcgccccccgccgtCCCCCCCGGCTCCACCGGGCCTCTCGCATCGCCCACCTATTTCTGGGGCACGTACCGGCCTCACGTCTACTTCGGGATGAAGACGCGGAGCCCGCGCTCTGTGGTGACCG GACTGATGTGGCTCCAACACGGCGGCAACTTGCGGCACACGAGCGAGCAGAACGACGGCGTGTCGCGATATGGGTGGCTGATGCACGACGGGGAGAATTTCGGAGTGCAGGAGATCCGCGATGAGGGGCTGGTGCTGAGAACCGAGTTCGTGAAGCAGCCGGGGGGAGAGCACGGCGGCGACTGGAGCTGGCGGGTCACAGCGAAGATGGAG ggcaAGGGCCCGGCCCCTCTCCTGTCCCTCTTCTTCTACGTGGCCACGGACGGGCAGGGGACGCTGCGACCAGTGCTGGAGAACGGGACACGGCTGGCGGCCGTGGCAGGGACGGCGGAGGAGCTCGGGGACTTCACCCTCACCTTCCTGCCGCCCACCGGGGAGGGCGGAGAGGGGCCCAAGTACGCCAG CTACAACTTCCTGGCGGCAGGGGTGCCGGGGCTGCACCGTCTCACCGACCTGGTCCGGCACAGCCTCCGTGAGAGCTCCGTGTTCTCCCCACCGGGCCGACCGCGCCGTCGCTTTTTCGGGGTGTCCAGCACGGGGGGGCTGCCCGGGGAGTCCCCGcgggggcagctgctgctgcaccaggtGACGCTGGAGCCGCCGGCAGTGCTGGAGGTGACGCTGGAGTCGGGCAGCGCGGCGGGGGCGCGGCACGGGCGGCTAGCGGGGCCGGCGCTGAGCGCGGCACTGGCTCGGCACGCGGCCGCCTTCGAGCGACGCTTCGAGGACGCTTTTGGGCTGGGGACACGAGGGGTGTCCCTCCCGCAGCGCCGCTTTGCCCAGGCCGCGCTCAGCGAGATGCTGGGTGGGATCGGCTTCTTCCACGGCCGCTCCCTGCTGCGCTCGGAGCACCGTGAGGAGCCGGTGCCCGGCATGGAGTCCGTGCTGTTCACGGCCGTGCCCTCGCGCTCCTGCTTCCCGCGGGGCTTCCTGTGGGACGAGGGcttccacctgctgctgctggcccgcTGGGACCCCGCGCTGGCCCGTGACATCCTGGCCCACTGGCTCGACCTCCTCAACGCCGACGGCTGGATCCCACGGGAGCAGATCCTGGGGGAGGAGGCGCGCTCCCGGGTGCCCCCCGAGTTCGTGCTGCAGCACAGCGAGACGGCGAACCCCCCGACGCTGCTGCTGGCGCTGGAGCGGCTGCTGCCCGACGCGCCCCTGCCCTACCTGCGCCGCCTCTTCCCGCGCGTCCGCTCCTGGTTCGAGTGGCTGAACCGCACCCAGGCCGGCCCCGAGCCCTTCACCTTCCGCTGGCGCGGCCGCGACCCCGACCCCGAGCGCTTCCTGAACCCCAAGACTCTTTCGTCGGGGCTGGACGATTACCCCCGCGCCTCGCACCCGTCCGCCCAGGAGCGGCACCTGGACCTGCGCTGCTGGATGGCGCTGGGCGCCCGCGTGCTGGCGGCGCTGGCCGAGCGCCTGGGTGAGCCCCACGCGCCCTATCGCGACATGGCCGCCGCCCTCAGCGACAACGACCTGCTGGACCGGCTGCACTGGGCGCCCGAGCTGGGCGCCTTCGCCGACTTCGGCAACCACAGCTCGGCCGTGGCTCTGCGCTGGCACCGCCCGGCCCCGGTGCCGGGCCGGCCCCCGGCGGCCCCGCAGCTGCGGCGGGAGGTGCGGGAGGCGCCGCGGCTGCAATTCGTGGCTGCTTTGGGCTATGTCAGCCTGTTcccgctgctgctgcagctgctccgggTGGACTCCCCGCGGCTGCCGGCGCTGCTGGGCTCCATGAGCAGCGAGCAGCAGCTGTGGACGCCCTTCGGGCTGCGCTCGCTGGCCCGCGACAGTCCCTTGTACCTGCGGCGCAACACCGAGCACGACCCCCCCTACTGGCGCGGCTCGGTCTGGGTCAACATCAACTTCCTGGCGCTGCGGGCGCTGCACGGGTAcgcgcgggcggcggggccgcacCAGGAGCGAGCGGCGCGGCTCTACCGGGAGCTGCGCCAAAACCTCGTGGCCAATGTGTTCCGGCAGTACGAGGCCACCGGGTTCCTGTGGGAGCACTACCGGGACAGCGATGGCACCGGGCAGGGTTGTCACCCCTTCGCCGGCTGGTCCGCGCTGGTGGTGCTGGCCATGGCTGAGGACTATTGA